DNA from Megachile rotundata isolate GNS110a chromosome 8, iyMegRotu1, whole genome shotgun sequence:
ttgagaattcaaaatttcataactcAGAATTCCCatattcaaaatatcaaaattggaaattttttaattcaaaaattgcaatttaaaaattcgaatgatAAAACCGAACGTAAGATGATTCATCGTAAAAGCATGATTAGTTTTgagattaaatgaaatttcaccGAAACGTTAAGTTCGAAGAAGTAAAGATTGCATTGTGCATTCGAGACCAGATAAATTGCAAATGCAAGGGCACGAGTGCGTACGAAGGAAAGTCCTCGGACTGGATGCAAATGCACGAGTGGACATTCCTACGTGACTTTTCGTGGTTCGCGAACAAAGCGTTCGACCTGCATATACGCGCGATCGGTTGTCTGTTTCATAGATCACCGTGATTCATCGCATCACTGAAAACTCCACGCTTACCTACCTTATTACTCATCCCCACATCATCACTCTAcagtacatatttacatatgcaGACACAATGCAGCATTTAATGTCCTTTTTGCATTTCTTTCCCTTTTACATGTATTATATACCTTcattaattaatacaaaattaaataaaaattgtatatgcaGTATGTAGACTTTTAGCTGTCTATGAAGACTTAGAAATTGCTCGAAGGTACGTCCGAAAGGTCGGCGACAGTATTTAGACTGTCGACTCCTTGTTCCTTATCTCTATTTATTATTTGCTGTAACATGACCTCGTTTGACGCTTTGTTCTCCTATCTTAAGCGGTGCATCATTGCACACTCTCCAAAAACTGTACTATTATTTTGGGAATTATACAACATATCATGTAACCGAAATGTTTGTACAGTTTCGTATAATTTCTTATCGCGGTATACATCTGATATTCTGACTTATCAACTTTCCAACTTTACTCAAGCGCGAATATAAAAATGCTGAACGGGTAAAATTGTTTCGTAAGAACAAATCGAATCGTTCGATCTTATCTCTGTACACGTACGGTTTATGACCTGTTACAGTTTCTGTTGATCTATCGCAAAGCACGTGCCGGTGAATTGGAACAGGATTCCGGATTGGGCCAGCTGGCTCGTCTTACAGAAGTCGACGTGGACGAAGTGGGAGTCACTGGAGCCAAACACTTTTTCGAAGCCAAggtatttattagaaatgacATTCATATTGTACTTTTTTGTCAATCCGACTTTTCGAATGAATtttttgaacctaacctaaccattttcGCAGATCGAGCAGCTACGAAAGACGAGCAAGTTCGAGGACGAAATTCGCATGGAACAGGAAGAACGAAAGCGAGAAGAGGAGGAAAGGGCGGCAAGGCGAGCGCAGTTCAGACAAAAAGCTGCTCTGTTTGGCAATTGAAAGGAAAATTCGCGATCCGAGAAAGTGTCCGGCCACTACTGCGCCTCACTGGAATTACAAACGATTGCCTCAATCCGATTCACTTGTTTCATAATAAGATTTGTCGATCGGGAATGTCTTAGCAGATCGGCTTAGCCGAGTATTACATCATTAGGAAGCGCTAATTCGTGACAAGAAAGAAGAACTATTGTTATAAGCTTTTATCGAATGTAATCTTTTAGATGAGTTGTTTTTTTATATGCATTTTGAGTACTGAACGATAGTTAGTTTTAGAATCGAGATTCTTTTATAAGTTTCTGTTTTGGTATAAAAAACTTGTTTACCTATGCGAAGTTTTATACAGGGAAAATGATAATTAATTGTGCAAAAGTAattcttgcaattttataagcaGTCAGTTACGCTTTTGGAACTTTCAGAAACGTAACTGATTATTTAGAAAGAGGTTTTATGTGAAACGTTCTTTTGCAGTTTTATAGGATTAGATTATTTTGCATTCGTATAACGAATAGATAGAATAGATATTAATGAACGCACGACTGATATtctaaatataatatgtaaatgtgtgtatattaatttatatgctaatttcaattttaaatgtaaagtCGCACTGTTAAGATAAATGAAACATTTTGCAACTTGTTCTTGATCAGAAGATTTTGACAGCAATTTTTTACAACCTGTTTTTCAAAGGATAAAGATCACTATGCATCACTGTCTTTTTAATGATGTTTCGTTTTATAACTTAAAATAGGTAGACATTAATGCATCGAAACGTAAAGCAAGttaagattatttttataaaattttaatgaatatgtTGCGGATTGTGTATATAAAATGTAAGGGACAATAGATGTGCCTTAGGTAAGCCTGTACAATTAGATTGTAAATAAACTTTTTTGTTCCGACAATTTTGTACACGTTTAATtgagtaatgaaataattattacagtaGTGTACTTCATATTGTGATACGACTTGCACTATGTTCATATTATACTTGCATATTGCAAATTGATGTGAAATAAAAGAGGTTGATTAATGAAAGTCAGTGTATCGAACTATATTTGAACATTGCAAATTGTTTGCTAAATGAGAGTAGAATTCAAAACTAGCGCTCAATCCTATACCTGAATTTTTCCCTCATTCCTACCAACACATGAGAAGGAAAAGGATGTTTCACATATTGTACCAACCTTATTTTTCATGCTggtgttttaaaatttgagagaaaGAATCATTTGAATAATCTATTTTTGTTACATCGGatgattttaaaattctcaatgtgagagttgggaaaacgtacaattttcttaaaataacctTATTCAGTTTTGAAAGAATATTTTCAAGCGAACGTTGTGATTGATAAAGTACAATTATATTTTGGCTACAAGTTTGAAACAGTAAGATAACTAATATGGTTTTATCAAGTATTTTAATCATTGTTAACTTTTACATCTCTTATCAATGTTTGATCATGACTTAAATCTGTGTAATATATAACATGTTCATTTCAGTTTGATAAAAGATTGAAGACTGTGAAGTAATAATTGCTATCCAGAATGGCTTCAAATCAGgtaaaaaaattacataaaattaatttgttatgaaataacaattttaatattatattttttataggtAGAAAAGATTGTCAATTTGTACAAAACTTTAGCCAAAAATCCATCTTTAAGCGGTGCAAAAATTATTGAAGCCAGTAACAGTAGAATATCAATTTTAAGTGCATGGTCACAAAGGAATTTAGAAAGAAAAGCAAATCAGAAGTTTTTCCAAACTCATGTATTGAATCCAGAACTACAAGTGCAGTCTGAAAGTTTTCCTGTTGATGTTACAACAgagtatatattttaaatatattttaatacatatttttatgtatgcagaatatatattttaagaaaacaTTTTTCTTTGTAGACTTTTATCTGCTTCTACTGTAGATGAGAAGCGCAGAGCTGTTTTAAGACAAGTTACAATTGAGAATTCTACAAAACAAttcattgaaatttgggataaaCAAAGACTTGTTAAGAATTATGATCTTGCTGCTTTGGATGTGCATGGAGATGTATACACTGATTgtaattagagatttagagctagatacataaaaaatttaaataatcattaataaaaaatctatttttatttacagctGAGTTTGCTTCCTTTGAGTGGTCTTCAGACAAAACAAAACTATTGTATATTGCTGAAAAGAAACTTCCAAAATCAGAACCATTTTATAAACAAAAGCCTCTTAACAAAAAAGATACAGATAAGAAAGAGGAAGATGAAGTAACTGTGGTAAAATTTTTTTCCTGTTATGACAGAATAATACTTCAGAAACTTTTAattgaaatcaataaattacttgaAACAGGGTAATGAATACATTTATAAACCTCATTGGGGAGAACAATTAGTAGGTAAACATCGTTCCATTGTGGCAGTTCTTGACACAATAACGGACACAATCTCAGCCCTCTCAGGTATACCAGATGAACTTTCACCTGCTCAGGTAATATGGACAGAAGATAATCAAGGAGTAGTTGGTGTAGCATGGAAACATGAACCAAGATATTTAGGCCTCATTGCCTGTACCAATAGGCTTTCTTGGATATTTTTACTAAAAGATGGAGAGTACAGTAAGAAAAATTCTTTGTAATACTGATTTTATGTAAGAGTTATAAACgactttattattgttgtaatagaagatatgtaaaattattgatattttcCAGAAAATCTTTCTAGTGATGGATGTGCTGTACGCTGTCCAAGATTTAGTcctgatggaaaaaatttaatttggttAGAAAGAGAAGCTGGAGGTGTACATCACAATGCCCATAGACTTATGTGTCTTGAATTTAATTCTGACAAGACTAaggtattgtattattttataccaTGTTGATTGTAAACAGattaatgttattttttaatattcaggcTGATGTACTTGTTGATATAGTACAAACAAGTGTGTCAATTAAAAATGCTAAAGATTTCTATGGTTTGTATGGTCGTTTATCACGCCGTTGCTGGAGTAGCGATTCacgatatatattttttagtacACCTCAACAGAATAGTATACATTCTTACATCCTTGATacaagtaaatatttaaatagacacactcacttttattattatcctaATCACTTCTaactaaaacaaaatttttagaaacaaaagTTATCACTGAAATTAAGAATGATAAAAGTAGTCTTAGCATTTTGGATGTTAAAGATGATGTTATTGCATTTTGGGAAACATCTATTATGGAACCAGCTGTTCTTTCAATAGGAAAGTTTAATCCAGAAGCAGTTGATAATGgtattattaaaagaaataaagtttcaaatgttACACCTATTTCTGGCTCTGAAAACTTAATGTATGAAGCATCCGAATACCATTATGATAATGATGATGAAATTAGTAAGTATTATTTTAATGgtttgaaaaatacaaaatatttttaacgagaTGTACTcttaacttttaaaaatttttagaacattttaatttcatttattttggacCGAAAAGTGGAGAGGAAAAATCTGTGCCATTTATAATTGTTCCACATGGTGGACCTCATTCCAATTATACGAATGTATTTATACTTGATTATGCGTTATTTGTATTATCAGGTAAGTATTTAATTTATGTGAATTCATCGCAGTACAcgatatttatgaaaattcttAATTGAAGGCTTAGCAGTGGTGCAAGTTAATTACCGTGGTTCTACGGGAATGGGATCAAAGAACGTTGAATATCTTCAAGGAAAAGTTGGAGATGTTGATGTAAAAGATTGCGTAACTGCTACAAACGAGGCTTTAAGGAATTATCCGTGGTTAAATCCAAATAAAATAGGAATTAGTGGAGGTTCGCATGGCGGATTTTTAGTAACTCATTTAAGTGCTCAGTATCCAGTAAGTTTGAGAAATAGCATCGAGTTTCtattactgaattatttatttaacgttTTAATTTATACGATTAATGTACTTAACAGGATTTATACAAAGGTGTTGTTGCAAGAAATCCAGTCATCGATATTGCCGCTATGTTCACTATATCAGATATTCCAGACtggtaaaatattattgtatttttaaaaaattcatatttctgttgagttattttaattatattgcagTCGCAATGCTCTGAGTAAGGAAGAAAAAATTAAGTACCATCATGATGTGTAAGCTTAATTATAGATtcgaattgaaataaaaagcaAAAGATAACTAACGCAGAATATAacacataaatacaatatatgtataagatTTATCTCAAGATATTAACGTTGAGAAAACTTCAATTTCAGGTGTGCTGCTGCAATCAGTCAACCTTTCGACGAAAGTGTGCCAATTCCAGAATCGGAACAAGTTGAGATGCTTGTAAAAATGTTTAAGTGTTCTCCTATTATTCATGTCAATAATGTTAAAGCTCCAACTTTATTGTGTATTGGATCAAATGATTTACGTGTACCTGCGTCTCAAGGAAAACTGTGGTATCAACGTCTTAAAGCAAAAAATGTGAAGACAAAGTAAGTAGAAATTTTTGTTcacaaattactataaatactgttattattattattattataggaTGCTCCTTTACGAAGATAATCATCCTTTAGCATCACCAGCAGTTGAAATTGATAATGTTATCAATGCTTGTTTATGGTTACATGAACATGTTTCAGGAGACAAAACCGAAGATTCAGGTTCATAGTAACAAAATCAAATACGGTAAATACtatgataatttttaataattttattacaagaaAAGTATTGTTTATAGTATCAGCATGTATACATttgtaacaaataaattttccaaatattcacaTATCCGTAGTATTGTATATTGTATCTTATGCGCTTATAAAATTCGGTATAAATAtgctatatgtacatatatcattGACTTGTCAATATAGAGTACCAGTACTATACGATACTCTAATTGCAATACTTTTTCTAAAGAGTCGCGAtcaattaacaaaaaataaaaacaatctcGTATAAACATTAAACTCATTAAATACTGtattttttgaatattaaaaaaaaaggctTATAAACTATAAACAAAACATTGTCCTATGATAAAGTTTTGACACTGAAtcgttaattaatttcatttttaagcgtTGCTTTATACTTATTATATATAAGAGACTTCATTCTcacttatattttaatataattttatcaaatcgTATGTatctttaaaaatgattaagcagtatataaaaatgtttagtaTTACAAATAGTATTGTATACGATATCCAAAAGATCGTTATCAAATACGAAAAAAAGAATGTAAAAAACAATTAGTTGTCTTTTTTGAGTTCTTGACTGTCTAACTATATCTCGTTCATTCAGAAAGGCACTCACTCATACCATATATCTGAAAACTGCATCGCGTACAGCAATATCTAATTAAAACATTAGATAAAGTGCTGTCAATATCTGTAAGTTACTACAGTAACTTATCTTGATAATTACGATCTAACGGGGTTACTTTGTTCTGGAAATAATGAATCATAACTAGGTGGCAGATCTTTGTTATTAACGGAAGAAGGTACAGCAACTTCTAATATAGGTGCTGTGGGAACTGTGGGATTTGCAGTTCTTTCGGCTTCGTGCGGTAATGTTGCTCCATTTTGACCAGGAACCCTTGCTGCATTTGGATCAGCATAATCCACAGACCAGTATAATTTCTGTGACCTCTTACAAATCCACAGACACATAACAAATATGATGAAACATAAGATCACTGTAGTTACAGCACCTATTGTGACTTTTGTGCCAGTGCCTGTGCTCATAATTTCATTGGGATTATTTGGACAATTATCTTCATCTGCCCGAAGTAAACAAACACCTGGCACACAGTTATAAATTCCAtcacaaaaatattcatttaacaaACAGCCACCACGAAATATTGGTGTATATTCTCTTAAATCCACCTTGCTGCAATCTGTACATAATATAATGTTATTAGTATAATTTACCATATGAGTCAGAAAGAAATAGTTAATATTAAGCAAAATTACTTTTGAAAGGTGTGTAAGCAATACTAAGACTCAGACTCTCTCCCTCTTGTAACTTTTCATTCGAAACAAATATTTCTGTTTCTAATTCAGCTCCTGACTTATAACCACTCGGATCAAATTCTGCATAAGTTCTTGCTGATGGGGGTGGTTCCGATGAATACATACTGTTTTCAGGTTCAGGAACtacataatattttactttactGCGATCAAGGAAGCCACAAAATTTTTCTGTCTTGTGATGATCTTTCCTCATAAActgaaatattgttttaaaccATTTTATAACAtagtattgttaataaattgttcAGTGATTATGTACTTGGTAGCTAGTATTAATTATGTATGAATAGACAGTCAAATGATTACAAACCTGTACATAGTCTAAACACTGTGTTCCATTTCGTCTAAAAGACATTTTTTGAATGACTCCAAACAAGCCATCTCCTTTAGCTGTTTTAATGATGAATTTACAATGAATATTTTTGCGACCTTCGGTCCACGGATTGAACATGTGTTTCGATGTTACTATTATCGCCGAGTCTTTAATTTCTGTAGTCGTTGTTTTGCGAAGCAAGTGACAGAATTTTTCGGAGTCCAAAGAATCTGAAAGAAGaggttataaaattaaatatccttCAAATGTAAgagataacaaaataaaatacagtgATGTCTTTTTAAATGAAACTCACATTCCTCCTGTTTATAATAAGCACATGAACTATAATCCACACAACTGTTCGCAAGAAACATTAAACAtaagaaatgtaaaatatcCTGTCGAGACATTTTTACAGTAACTGTCAAAAAGCCATAAAGAACAGTATTAATGTCTCTGTCAATTCCTGCACGACTAAGCTGTATGAGTAATTTCACAATGCTTTCGTGGAAAATACAAACTCGGAAAAGTTATTACGATTTTTCAAGGAATCGTTTAGGATCGATTCACCATCTTCGCGGATACGTCATCCTTTCGTGTACCAAAACAAAACGAACGTGTTCATGAGAGATCGAATCACGTAACATCGAGAGTTTCGAGATATCCGACTCAACGATCCTCGTTTCAAATGCAGATACGTACCACAcgctaaaaatattattttaatttttttgtaaatgtttattaaaaaatcgtGATAAATTTCAGTAGAAAATGAAAGTGATTGAACTCAATTAtgggaatgtggaagttggTAAAACAGCGGTAAAAacgattgaaatatttaatgaatccTGCGTAAGTAATGTCACCTGAGTTTAAAATTGATCGCTTCACTTCGCacgattataatcataataacttTGAGTGCATAGGAAGATTTAAAAGTATGTTTAAAATCTGTTTACAGAAGGAGCAAGTATATCAAGTCCAAAGAGACCCAACTACGAATCCCTTAGATCATGTTTTTCATTTACGCTCTTATACTTGGGTTTTGGCCGCCGAAGAGAAATTTTTATGTGAAATACGTTATCGACCGTTTTATGTGTCTTCTAAAAACATTGACTATTTTATGATCAGTGATACCGGTGGATCGTGTATGAAGATTATTACCCGTGGATCTTGTATCGGTATTTATACTAAGTGTTTCTATAGTACATtcaactataattaatatttcgtttaaTATTTACAGGTCCCGAAGTGGTTTGTTCGATGACGAAAATGTTTATGGGCTGCACGCAAGAGAGCGTCGAGGTGAAGAGacgaataaaattgataaacaaaTCCAAAGTAGCGGCGACATTTATGATCGAGACAGACGAAAAGTATCGGGTGTTTAAATTAAACCCAAAATACGATGTCATTCCTCCTTCTTCTTACAAATATATTACGGTTACTTTTGCACCGCCGAAAAATGGAAGATAcagttattatttaataattctagtTCTGCATCAAGTAAATCAACGATTTTAGAAATATACTGCTGAaagcatttaattttattagcgATTACACGTATTTAAATACACATGTTGAATGCCGTGCGTGCCATCGGTAATTGATGATTTACTACAATGTTAACGTTATCGAATAACCGAAGTTTTTTCCGTCGGTGGCAATGTAACGAGCGTCCACTGTATATTGATTTCAAACGTGTATGCATTGTATACTAATattttctttcaacaattaggaaCCAATTATTATAGAATTGCACGGAAACAGTACCACATCCCCTTCTGGAAAGGAAGACATGACTTGTCTCAGTTATTCCTGGAAGGAGAATAATGGATTCAAAGGATATATGAGAGATACTGTTAACTCTGCAGGAGATTTACCACTTGTGTCTTTGTCCagacattattttaattttggtcAGGCAGATGTAGACACTGAGAATGTTATTCAAAGAGTTCCTCAAGCTATTTGCTTTACTAATCATAGTCACTCAAGTGTGATAGTTTCTTGGGAAAAAGGTAATCTAACTGTaagcatatttattttataattaataaattatacaatataataataaataaattatataatatataatttaatataaattaatataatttattttataacaaaaattaatttattcttcTCGCAGATACCGAAGGGATCTTTAAAGTAACACCGTCCGAGATGCACGTTCGCGCGAACCAATCGACTCTATTTGAAGTTACATTCAATCCAAACGAAAAGAATAATCTTTTCGGGAGAGAGCTCATTAGTGCTGCTTATTtccagcaacaacaacaattgACTTTTCCGATTGTTATGTCGATCACTGCAATaggtaattaatttttctaataaaaaattcgTGAGctgattttaaatatattgcagGTCACTCTTTTCCAATTAATTCAAACGGATGGATCCCGCAATACGACATACCTCAAACGGTAATAATGCCACCGTGTGTGCCGCCATTTCCGGTTTATACGACCTTCTTGATCAAAAAGTTTGGTCATTTACCATTGATGTTTCAATTCGTCCCACCACCAGCTACTCACTACATCGTAAAGCCGATGCTTGGTGTAATTCATgcgtaaaatattattttattacgtttaTCAATAATGTAATTGACAATATGTACTGATATTCGCTGATCCGCAGAGACTATCAGATAATCGTTGTCGAAATGGTACCAGAGCACAAGAACGAACAAATTTATATAGAACGGTGGACGATATATTTTAACGGGAATAAGAAAAACGAAAGTTACATAGACTTCAAGGGATACGCGGAATATGCAAATGTTAtattctgcaataacaacataTTAACTTTCCCGGCGGTGATGCCACATTGTCAGCAATTTGCACAGCTTGGAATGCGAAATATAACTCGTCATAAAATTAGGTGATTCGTCAACATAGAATAATATTCCGTAATCAACTGAACAATCTTTTACGTTGAATTAACAACGACGGTTATTTATAGGTACCGTTATTATCAGTTGCCACCTGAATTCAGAATAGAACACGAATCCGGAGAAATTGATTCCAACGATACTTTATTTCAAGAATGTTCTTTTTCTCCGATCGAACCGAACATCGACTACGATTTTGAAATACAATGTGTTTTACTTGTTATAGAAAACAATACAATTGTAGGGTCGAAAAGTTGCGTGTCTTTGCGTGTACGTGGAAGAAGCGAAATGGGTACTTTGGAGGTGAAAACTTTTTGACGTTTATTTTAACtcgattataatataaattctcagaaatgtttttaatattccaGGCATTTCCGGACGAGTTGAATTTCAATGAGATGGAATACAATAGCAAAAGAACTATGGCTTTCGAACTTGTTAATACTAGTTCAGTAAATATCTACTACAAATTAACGTGCACTCATAGCGGCTGGCCAGTTGGCGACATCGAGAAAGATGTCGAGATGTACCCAGCATCGGAAACGGCTTTTGCAGGAGCTCGTAAAAAGATTATGATTTCTATTACACCCCGTACAGCAGGCTactatgaattttatataaaatacctGTTAAGAGTAAATTTTCAGTCGGACAAAACGGTATCCGCATTAAGTCCAATAAAAATCTGCAAGGTGAACTGTATGTGCATATTACCAACGATAAGGGTACAGTTCAAATCTTTTAAGTCATGAAATGTTTTTGAATTACAATCTAACAATGACAGTCTTACGTAGGTGAAGAATGTATGTGCTTTTGGATACAAGCAGATATATTCAATGAACATCAGCAAGCCATTCTTGTGGAAAGCGTTGCAAATAAATAAGTACAATTATGTTCAAATTATGTTGTAGCTGTTAATTACATTTCTTATATAATTGATGCTTTTCAGAATGAACAGAATAATGAAAATGATGGTGCCAGGAGACAGAAAGCATATTAAAGCAGAACTTTTTCCAATGATCCTAAATAATGGAGCCATCTTACTGAAATTCATTATTGTAAATCCTTCGAAATTTACAGTTTCGATGTCTATAAAGAGAGTGAAGCGATGTGATTGTAAACCTTATGTAAAGAGAGTTGGACTTTCGCTACAACGCACTGTAATTGACTGTGCACATGAAGATCTCTGCGTGATGGATCCAACAGCAAAGCTATTAGAAGTACGAGTTTTTTTCTTCAATGTTCAGCCAaagttaaattaagaaattaatatagAAATGTTGTAGCCGCAACAAGAAATGATACTCAGCGTGATGCTACGTTATACGTTAGCTGGAAAGTCAAGCTTATGTTGGGACATAGACATGGGACACGATCGTCATCTGATTTTGGATATACTTCTCGACTGCTTGGCTGAGTCAGACACGCAAGACTACTTCTTGAGCGACCGATACATCACGTTTGGGAAAATCTACTTTGCCAATAGGGAGCCAATTTATAAAgtataatttgaattaatactcttaattatatttgatattaatgTGAAGAAATTTCCAGACATTTTGGATACATAACGTTACAAACAATAGGTTGCCGTATTCTGTAAACATGGATAATATTcgcaaaataaatgaaacttaCCACTGTGAAGTATTTTCTTGCTTAAGTACTAATGGTGTTGTAGAAGCTCTAACTGCTGTAcctattttcttaaaatttcagcCAAGGATGTTTGGAAAATATCGGGTAAAACATAATTCTActgaatttaattaaagtttcTATATTTGCTGTATTTTGCAGGTGACAATT
Protein-coding regions in this window:
- the LOC100883283 gene encoding cilia- and flagella-associated protein 65 isoform X4, with translation MTCLSYSWKENNGFKGYMRDTVNSAGDLPLVSLSRHYFNFGQADVDTENVIQRVPQAICFTNHSHSSVIVSWEKDTEGIFKVTPSEMHVRANQSTLFEVTFNPNEKNNLFGRELISAAYFQQQQQLTFPIVMSITAIGHSFPINSNGWIPQYDIPQTVIMPPCVPPFPVYTTFLIKKFGHLPLMFQFVPPPATHYIVKPMLGVIHADYQIIVVEMVPEHKNEQIYIERWTIYFNGNKKNESYIDFKGYAEYANVIFCNNNILTFPAVMPHCQQFAQLGMRNITRHKIRYRYYQLPPEFRIEHESGEIDSNDTLFQECSFSPIEPNIDYDFEIQCVLLVIENNTIVGSKSCVSLRVRGRSEMGTLEAFPDELNFNEMEYNSKRTMAFELVNTSSVNIYYKLTCTHSGWPVGDIEKDVEMYPASETAFAGARKKIMISITPRTAGYYEFYIKYLLRVNFQSDKTVSALSPIKICKVNCMCILPTIRVKNVCAFGYKQIYSMNISKPFLWKALQINKMNRIMKMMVPGDRKHIKAELFPMILNNGAILLKFIIVNPSKFTVSMSIKRVKRCDCKPYVKRVGLSLQRTVIDCAHEDLCVMDPTAKLLEPQQEMILSVMLRYTLAGKSSLCWDIDMGHDRHLILDILLDCLAESDTQDYFLSDRYITFGKIYFANREPIYKTFWIHNVTNNRLPYSVNMDNIRKINETYHCEVFSCLSTNGVVEALTAVPIFLKFQPRMFGKYRVTIPITMGDKTSELIAKGSASHECRLTDVGRIIPAHCACKTELFPAYFSIDCIDLWSMPMHNYIFKMLLVYNNLDYDALAYEWQCQNIPGIISVDVWPRKGVMKPNAVQTFKVKIDFKGHSGRIDLNVPCEFLNASDRGEYYRSVIKHDILSKELEKHFTITEKGTTVPKPWLKILHKPEPFRKTLTIRCSIIPIEDAHLRVSLMNELKAAPSKTIHFDERPGYNITQNEKEFFIVTFLLEGILWDIVNSKRFIKMIKESLIPRRNLYYSQFMMDLAERKRLIRRSYISPPLSLITLILEKMLFASVHDEFSLKSVHLIPHDDVRHKNYFKMLPREKRVDLEQETDLITIDNAEIIEESDYMKSRFRVSFIE
- the LOC100883283 gene encoding cilia- and flagella-associated protein 65 isoform X3, giving the protein MPCVPSEPIIIELHGNSTTSPSGKEDMTCLSYSWKENNGFKGYMRDTVNSAGDLPLVSLSRHYFNFGQADVDTENVIQRVPQAICFTNHSHSSVIVSWEKDTEGIFKVTPSEMHVRANQSTLFEVTFNPNEKNNLFGRELISAAYFQQQQQLTFPIVMSITAIGHSFPINSNGWIPQYDIPQTVIMPPCVPPFPVYTTFLIKKFGHLPLMFQFVPPPATHYIVKPMLGVIHADYQIIVVEMVPEHKNEQIYIERWTIYFNGNKKNESYIDFKGYAEYANVIFCNNNILTFPAVMPHCQQFAQLGMRNITRHKIRYRYYQLPPEFRIEHESGEIDSNDTLFQECSFSPIEPNIDYDFEIQCVLLVIENNTIVGSKSCVSLRVRGRSEMGTLEAFPDELNFNEMEYNSKRTMAFELVNTSSVNIYYKLTCTHSGWPVGDIEKDVEMYPASETAFAGARKKIMISITPRTAGYYEFYIKYLLRVNFQSDKTVSALSPIKICKVNCMCILPTIRVKNVCAFGYKQIYSMNISKPFLWKALQINKMNRIMKMMVPGDRKHIKAELFPMILNNGAILLKFIIVNPSKFTVSMSIKRVKRCDCKPYVKRVGLSLQRTVIDCAHEDLCVMDPTAKLLEPQQEMILSVMLRYTLAGKSSLCWDIDMGHDRHLILDILLDCLAESDTQDYFLSDRYITFGKIYFANREPIYKTFWIHNVTNNRLPYSVNMDNIRKINETYHCEVFSCLSTNGVVEALTAVPIFLKFQPRMFGKYRVTIPITMGDKTSELIAKGSASHECRLTDVGRIIPAHCACKTELFPAYFSIDCIDLWSMPMHNYIFKMLLVYNNLDYDALAYEWQCQNIPGIISVDVWPRKGVMKPNAVQTFKVKIDFKGHSGRIDLNVPCEFLNASDRGEYYRSVIKHDILSKELEKHFTITEKGTTVPKPWLKILHKPEPFRKTLTIRCSIIPIEDAHLRVSLMNELKAAPSKTIHFDERPGYNITQNEKEFFIVTFLLEGILWDIVNSKRFIKMIKESLIPRRNLYYSQFMMDLAERKRLIRRSYISPPLSLITLILEKMLFASVHDEFSLKSVHLIPHDDVRHKNYFKMLPREKRVDLEQETDLITIDNAEIIEESDYMKSRFRVSFIE